In Canis lupus baileyi chromosome 15, mCanLup2.hap1, whole genome shotgun sequence, one genomic interval encodes:
- the GPAT4 gene encoding glycerol-3-phosphate acyltransferase 4 isoform X2, with the protein MYNFGAGRKLRDHLNSWATLRMERGAKEKNHQLYKPYTNGIIAKDPTSLEEEIKEIRRSGSSKALDNTPEFELSDIFYFCRKGMETIMDDEVTKRFSAEELESWNLLSRTNYNFQYISLRLTVLWGLGVLIRYCFLLPLRIALAFTGISLLVIGTTVVGYLPNGRFKEFLSKHVHLMCYRICVRALTAIITYHDRENRPRNGGICVANHTSPIDVIILASDGYYAMVGQVHGGLMGVIQRAMVKACPHVWFERSEVKDRHLVAKRLTEHVQDKSKLPILIFPEGTCINNTSVMMFKKGSFEIGATVYPVAIKYDPQFGDAFWNSSKYGMVTYLLRMMTSWAIVCSVWYLPPMTRETDEDAVQFANRVKSAIARQGGLVDLLWDGGLKREKVKDTFKEEQQKLYSKMIVGNHEDRSRS; encoded by the exons ATGTATAATTTTGGAGCTGGAAGAAAGCTCAGAGATCATCTTAATTCT TGGGCCACGTTGAGGATGGAGAGGGGAGCCAAGGAGAAGAACCATCAACTTTACAAGCCCTACACCAATG GAATCATTGCAAAAGATCCCACTTCACTAGAAGAAGAGATCAAAGAAATTCGTCGAAGTGGTAGTAGTAAGGCTCTGGATAATACTCCAGAGTTTGAGCTCTCTGACATTTTCTACTTTTGCCGGAAAGGAATGGAGACCATTATGGATGATGAGGTGACAAAGAGATTCTCAGCAGAGGAATTGGAGTCCTGGAACCTGCTGAGCAGAACCAACTATAACTTCCAGTACATCAGCCTTCGGCTCACTGTCTTATGGGGCTTAGGAGTGCTGATTCGCTATTGCTTCCTTCTGCCACTCAG GATAGCTCTTGCCTTCACTGGGATTAGCCTTCTGGTGATAGGCACGACCGTGGTGGGATACCTGCCGAACGGGAG GTTTAAGGAGTTCCTGAGTAAACATGTTCACTTAATGTGTTACCGGATATGCGTGCGAGCCCTGACAGCCATCATTACCTACCACGACAG GGAAAATAGGCCTAGGAATGGTGGCATCTGCGTGGCCAATCACACTTCTCCTATTGACGTCATCATTTTGGCCAGTGATGGCTATTATGCCATG GTGGGTCAAGTGCACGGGGGACTTATGGGTGTGATTCAGAGAGCCATGGTGAAGGCCTGCCCGCATGTCTGGTTTGAGCGTTCTGAAGTGAAAGATCGCCACCTGGTGGCTAAAAG actGACTGAGCATGTGCAGGATAAAAGCAAGCTACCCATTCTCATCTTCCCAGAGG GAACCTGCATCAATAATACATCAGTGATGATGTTCAAAAAGGGGAGTTTTGAGATTGGAGCCACGGTTTACCCTGTTGCTATCAAG TATGACCCTCAATTTGGTGATGCCTTCTGGAATAGCAGCAAATATGGGATGGTGACGTACCTACTGAGAATGATGACCAGCTGGGCCATTGTCTGCAGCGTTTGGTACCTGCCTCCCATGACCAGAGAG ACAGATGAAGATGCCGTCCAGTTTGCAAATAGGGTGAAATCTGCCATTGCCAGGCAGGGGGGGCTCGTGGACCTGCTGTG GGATGGGGGACTgaagagggagaaggtgaaggaCACGTTCAAAGAGGAGCAGCAGAAGCTGTACAGCAAGATGATCGTCGGCAACCACGAGGACAGGAGCCGGTCCTGA
- the GPAT4 gene encoding glycerol-3-phosphate acyltransferase 4 isoform X1 produces MFLLLPFDSLIVNLLGISLTVLFTLLLVFIIVPAIFGVSFGIRKLYMKTLLKIFAWATLRMERGAKEKNHQLYKPYTNGIIAKDPTSLEEEIKEIRRSGSSKALDNTPEFELSDIFYFCRKGMETIMDDEVTKRFSAEELESWNLLSRTNYNFQYISLRLTVLWGLGVLIRYCFLLPLRIALAFTGISLLVIGTTVVGYLPNGRFKEFLSKHVHLMCYRICVRALTAIITYHDRENRPRNGGICVANHTSPIDVIILASDGYYAMVGQVHGGLMGVIQRAMVKACPHVWFERSEVKDRHLVAKRLTEHVQDKSKLPILIFPEGTCINNTSVMMFKKGSFEIGATVYPVAIKYDPQFGDAFWNSSKYGMVTYLLRMMTSWAIVCSVWYLPPMTRETDEDAVQFANRVKSAIARQGGLVDLLWDGGLKREKVKDTFKEEQQKLYSKMIVGNHEDRSRS; encoded by the exons ATGTTCCTGTTGCTGCCTTTTGATAGCCTGATTGTCAACCTTCTGGGCATCTCCCTGACTGTCCTCTTCACCCTCCTTCTTGTTTTCATCATAGTCCCGGCCATTTTTGGAGTCTCCTTTGGTATCCGAAAGCTCTACATGAAAACTTTGTTAAAAATCTTTGCG TGGGCCACGTTGAGGATGGAGAGGGGAGCCAAGGAGAAGAACCATCAACTTTACAAGCCCTACACCAATG GAATCATTGCAAAAGATCCCACTTCACTAGAAGAAGAGATCAAAGAAATTCGTCGAAGTGGTAGTAGTAAGGCTCTGGATAATACTCCAGAGTTTGAGCTCTCTGACATTTTCTACTTTTGCCGGAAAGGAATGGAGACCATTATGGATGATGAGGTGACAAAGAGATTCTCAGCAGAGGAATTGGAGTCCTGGAACCTGCTGAGCAGAACCAACTATAACTTCCAGTACATCAGCCTTCGGCTCACTGTCTTATGGGGCTTAGGAGTGCTGATTCGCTATTGCTTCCTTCTGCCACTCAG GATAGCTCTTGCCTTCACTGGGATTAGCCTTCTGGTGATAGGCACGACCGTGGTGGGATACCTGCCGAACGGGAG GTTTAAGGAGTTCCTGAGTAAACATGTTCACTTAATGTGTTACCGGATATGCGTGCGAGCCCTGACAGCCATCATTACCTACCACGACAG GGAAAATAGGCCTAGGAATGGTGGCATCTGCGTGGCCAATCACACTTCTCCTATTGACGTCATCATTTTGGCCAGTGATGGCTATTATGCCATG GTGGGTCAAGTGCACGGGGGACTTATGGGTGTGATTCAGAGAGCCATGGTGAAGGCCTGCCCGCATGTCTGGTTTGAGCGTTCTGAAGTGAAAGATCGCCACCTGGTGGCTAAAAG actGACTGAGCATGTGCAGGATAAAAGCAAGCTACCCATTCTCATCTTCCCAGAGG GAACCTGCATCAATAATACATCAGTGATGATGTTCAAAAAGGGGAGTTTTGAGATTGGAGCCACGGTTTACCCTGTTGCTATCAAG TATGACCCTCAATTTGGTGATGCCTTCTGGAATAGCAGCAAATATGGGATGGTGACGTACCTACTGAGAATGATGACCAGCTGGGCCATTGTCTGCAGCGTTTGGTACCTGCCTCCCATGACCAGAGAG ACAGATGAAGATGCCGTCCAGTTTGCAAATAGGGTGAAATCTGCCATTGCCAGGCAGGGGGGGCTCGTGGACCTGCTGTG GGATGGGGGACTgaagagggagaaggtgaaggaCACGTTCAAAGAGGAGCAGCAGAAGCTGTACAGCAAGATGATCGTCGGCAACCACGAGGACAGGAGCCGGTCCTGA
- the NKX6-3 gene encoding homeobox protein Nkx-6.3 — MESNLQGTFLLNNTPLAQFSEVKAPVCQYSVQNSFYKLSPPGLGPPLAAGTPHGITDILSRPAAAPNGSLLSGYPHVAGFGGLGSQGVYYGPQVGNFPKAASEYPPRTRNCWADTGQDWRAGRQCSDSDPDPLSDSIHKKKHTRPTFTGHQIFALEKTFEQTKYLAGPERARLAYSLGMTESQVKVWFQNRRTKWRKKSALEPSSSTPRAAGGGGGGERAASETEDDEYNKPLDPDSDDEKIRLLLRKHRAAFSVLSLGAHSV, encoded by the exons ATGGAGTCCAACCTGCAGGGGACGTTCCTGCTGAACAACACGCCGCTGGCTCAGTTCTCGGAGGTGAAGGCCCCCGTGTGCCAGTACTCCGTGCAGAACTCCTTCTACAAGCTCAGCCCCCCGGGGCTGGGCCCCCCGCTGGCCGCCGGGACCCCCCACGGGATCACGGACATCCTGAGCAGGCCTGCGGCCGCCCCGAACGGCAGCCTCCTCTCCGGCTACCCCCACGTGGCGGGCTTTGGCGGACTGGGCTCCCAGGGCGTCTACTACGGACCCCAGGTGGGGAACTTCCCCAAGGCCGCCAGCGAGTACCCGCCCCGGACCCGGAACTGCTGGGCGGACACGGGCCAGGACTGGCGAGCCGGGCGGCAGTGCAGCGACAGTGA CCCGGATCCCCTGAGTGACAGCATCCACAAGAAAAAGCACACCCGGCCCACCTTCACGGGACACCAGATCTTTGCCCTGGAGAAGACCTTTGAGCAGACCAAGTACTTGGCCGGCCCTGAGAGGGCACGGCTGGCCTACTCGCTGGGGATGACGGAGTCGCAGGTCAAG gtgtGGTTCCAGAACCGAAGGACCAAGTGGCGCAAGAAGAGCGCCCTGGAGCCGTCGTCCTCCACGCctcgggcggcgggcggcggcggcggcggggagcgcgCGGCCTCGGAGACCGAGGACGACGAGTACAACAAGCCGCTCGACCCCGACTCGGACGACGAGAAGATCCGCCTGCTGCTCCGCAAGCACCGCGCCGCCTTCTCGGTGCTCAGCCTGGGCGCGCACAGCGTCTGA